A single Thermincola ferriacetica DNA region contains:
- the murJ gene encoding murein biosynthesis integral membrane protein MurJ: MVTNSEATAKKVDSNKGVAKAAGVIMIAMFLSRILGFVRDQAMTSQFGRTYITDAYIAAFSIPDLLYNLLVGGALSSAFIPVFSSYLAQDKEDEGWEVASTVINIAVIGLTIGIIFGEYFTPFLIPLVASKFQGAKLDLTIKLTRIMFPAVLFTGLNGLMMGILNSYNDFTYPAIGSVVYNVGIIAMGVLLGPHLGIAGFSIGVIVGVIGNFLIQFPSLKRMRKMKYRPVLKLRHPGVKKIGLLMIPTVLGLAVSQINLLINQNLASGLSSGSITALRMANRIMLVPLGIFAYSISMAIFPTLTAYVATKRMDDYKKTFSLGIRTIAFITIPAAVGMMVLGMPIIRLLFEQGKFQHNDTVATASVLIYYAIGLFAQSAVFIIIRGFYALHDTKTPLKLGLLTITGNYILSHLLIVYLGARGLALAYSLTGFVDMTALLFLLRRKIGPLGIRKILISALKTLVAAAIMGLTAYFIASYFEVTVSVQRKLVQLAEVLTVVSIAAGVYFGLAKLLKMEEVDIVFGILLKRFKRSYG; encoded by the coding sequence GTGGTAACAAATAGTGAAGCAACGGCGAAAAAGGTGGACAGTAACAAAGGGGTAGCCAAGGCTGCCGGAGTTATTATGATTGCCATGTTTTTGTCCCGTATTCTCGGTTTTGTACGGGACCAGGCCATGACCAGCCAATTTGGCCGGACCTATATCACAGATGCCTATATTGCTGCTTTTTCAATTCCCGATTTACTATATAACCTACTGGTAGGAGGGGCTCTTAGCTCGGCCTTTATTCCGGTGTTTTCAAGCTATTTGGCTCAGGACAAAGAGGACGAAGGCTGGGAAGTGGCCAGCACAGTAATCAACATTGCGGTCATAGGCCTAACGATTGGTATCATTTTTGGAGAGTACTTTACTCCCTTTTTAATCCCTCTTGTAGCCAGTAAGTTTCAAGGTGCGAAGTTGGATTTGACTATTAAACTGACCCGGATTATGTTTCCGGCTGTACTTTTTACGGGTCTAAACGGCTTGATGATGGGGATTCTGAATTCTTACAATGATTTTACCTACCCGGCCATTGGATCTGTTGTTTATAATGTGGGTATCATCGCCATGGGTGTATTACTGGGGCCGCATTTGGGTATTGCCGGATTTTCCATAGGAGTTATTGTAGGTGTAATTGGAAACTTTTTAATTCAATTTCCTTCTCTAAAACGAATGCGTAAAATGAAATACCGGCCGGTTTTAAAATTAAGGCATCCTGGGGTAAAAAAGATAGGTTTGCTAATGATACCCACTGTATTGGGTTTGGCGGTAAGTCAGATCAATTTGCTGATTAATCAAAACCTGGCTTCCGGCCTGTCGTCGGGAAGTATTACCGCTCTCAGGATGGCCAACCGGATAATGCTTGTACCGCTCGGGATTTTTGCTTATTCCATTAGTATGGCTATATTTCCAACCCTTACGGCCTATGTTGCTACTAAGCGCATGGACGATTATAAAAAGACCTTCTCTTTGGGAATACGGACTATAGCTTTTATCACTATACCCGCCGCCGTTGGCATGATGGTTTTGGGAATGCCCATTATTCGGTTACTCTTCGAACAGGGGAAATTTCAACATAATGATACAGTGGCTACGGCATCTGTCCTGATTTATTATGCCATCGGCCTCTTTGCTCAGTCGGCGGTATTTATTATTATTCGTGGTTTCTATGCGCTCCATGATACAAAAACACCTTTGAAATTAGGACTCTTGACTATAACGGGAAATTATATATTAAGCCACTTATTAATAGTATATTTAGGAGCCCGGGGGCTGGCCTTGGCTTATTCTTTAACAGGTTTTGTTGATATGACCGCGCTTTTATTTTTATTAAGACGGAAGATTGGACCTTTGGGTATCAGAAAAATCCTTATTTCAGCACTGAAAACCCTGGTTGCTGCTGCAATAATGGGGCTCACAGCTTATTTCATTGCAAGTTATTTCGAAGTTACGGTTTCGGTCCAAAGAAAATTGGTCCAGTTAGCAGAGGTTTTAACGGTAGTTAGTATTGCTGCGGGTGTATATTTTGGCTTGGCCAAACTGTTGAAAATGGAAGAGGTCGATATTGTGTTTGGTATTTTATTAAAAAGGTTTAAACGCAGTTATGGTTAA
- a CDS encoding DedA family protein yields the protein MELMMNVIEFFLKLDKNLVLVIKNYGTWTYLFLFLIVFLETGIVITPFLPGDSLLFVAGALAAHRALKLEWLYILLCLAAILGDTSNYQVGHFIGPKVFHKENGRLLNKEHLEHAHQFYEKHGGKTIILARFIPVIRTYAPFVAGIGSMNYGRFLSYNIIGAVAWVSVLLFGGYLFGNIPVVRNNFTIVIMAIIFVSILPVIINFIKTKSSYSK from the coding sequence ATGGAACTGATGATGAATGTGATAGAATTTTTTTTAAAGCTTGATAAAAATTTAGTGTTAGTTATTAAAAATTATGGTACCTGGACTTATTTATTCCTTTTTCTGATTGTCTTTTTGGAAACAGGTATAGTTATCACACCTTTTCTTCCCGGTGATTCGTTGCTTTTTGTTGCAGGTGCTTTGGCAGCCCACCGGGCTCTGAAGCTGGAATGGTTATATATTCTTCTCTGTCTTGCGGCAATTTTAGGAGACACTTCGAATTATCAAGTTGGTCATTTTATCGGGCCGAAAGTATTTCATAAAGAGAATGGCAGGTTGCTAAACAAGGAACACTTAGAACATGCGCATCAATTCTACGAAAAACATGGTGGCAAAACTATTATCTTGGCTAGATTTATACCGGTAATCCGGACTTATGCTCCTTTTGTTGCCGGGATAGGGAGCATGAATTACGGGCGTTTTTTATCTTATAACATCATAGGAGCAGTTGCCTGGGTATCAGTTTTGCTGTTCGGCGGATACCTATTTGGTAATATCCCGGTAGTACGAAATAATTTTACAATAGTTATAATGGCTATCATTTTCGTTTCTATATTACCGGTAATAATTAATTTTATTAAGACAAAAAGCAGTTATTCTAAATAA
- a CDS encoding phosphatase PAP2 family protein, with protein MYNGAGQMALTFIVTLVVLCLLFEGNPIPVLRKMFSSKTFVFYLVIMLMVIGIDLIELNFENIINPLIRWDLTPAIYRYEGNITQFIQRTFHSTLLTYITSYFYVFVFPALVWVAMAVFNRHNDQFLMKELLLTFILNYAIALPFYLFFPVNEVWYTNKGVHLLITEVYPAFNVQYRALSGLNNCFPSLHTSLSASLALLSIHSGYKRMARVAVFSSLVIIFSTIYLGIHWLNDVLGGIVVALIVVNIAVVWVEGKSKIFLWRSYGTDDECDRIFFKA; from the coding sequence ATGTACAACGGGGCAGGGCAGATGGCGCTTACATTTATAGTTACCCTCGTGGTTTTATGTTTGTTATTTGAAGGCAATCCAATTCCCGTTCTCCGAAAAATGTTTTCAAGCAAAACCTTTGTTTTTTATTTAGTTATTATGCTAATGGTTATAGGCATTGACCTTATTGAGTTGAACTTTGAAAATATCATAAATCCCTTGATCAGGTGGGATCTGACTCCTGCAATATACCGGTATGAAGGGAATATAACCCAGTTTATTCAGAGAACATTTCACAGTACTCTGCTAACATATATTACCAGTTATTTTTATGTTTTTGTATTTCCTGCATTAGTCTGGGTTGCTATGGCTGTGTTTAACAGGCACAATGACCAATTCTTGATGAAGGAGCTTTTGTTGACTTTTATTTTAAACTATGCTATTGCTCTCCCATTTTATTTATTCTTTCCCGTAAATGAAGTCTGGTATACAAATAAAGGAGTACATCTCTTGATAACTGAGGTTTATCCCGCTTTTAATGTACAATACAGGGCTTTAAGTGGTTTGAATAATTGTTTTCCGAGTTTACACACTTCCCTTTCCGCTTCCCTGGCTTTGTTAAGCATTCATTCTGGTTACAAAAGGATGGCTCGGGTTGCTGTATTCAGCTCTCTTGTAATAATTTTTTCAACAATATATTTGGGTATCCATTGGCTGAATGATGTGCTGGGAGGTATAGTGGTAGCGTTAATTGTTGTAAACATAGCTGTTGTTTGGGTTGAAGGGAAATCAAAAATTTTTTTATGGAGGAGCTATGGAACTGATGATGAATGTGATAGAATTTTTTTTAAAGCTTGA
- a CDS encoding MGDG synthase family glycosyltransferase, producing the protein MKNVLFLSVSIGAGHDQAAQALIQEIEYRYPRCKTKLVDTIAYINPILNKIMVAGYMGCLNFNPKIWGYLYGQAEEGTKFLNLGQLILRTRSINKMAELIQEFKPQAIICTHPFSAGIVSELKARKISQAPLIAVITDFTIHPFWIHKNIDKYVIPADSLKYEIMQFDIPEERIIPTGIPIRRQFIEQPSKTEARNRLGLENKTTVLVMGGGLGLGKIELIVKTLADSGLDLQIVTVTGKNEKLQMKLRQVTGKNKVKVFGYVENMSLIMAASDVIVTKPGGLTAAEVLAVGLPMIMINFLPGQEERNADFLLNNGAAIKLRKIQHLIPQLKELTSNEIRLKQIKDSAFALGRPYAARDLIDQLKSEVFLKFSLIQG; encoded by the coding sequence ATGAAAAATGTTTTATTTTTATCGGTGTCTATAGGGGCGGGACATGATCAGGCAGCCCAAGCATTGATACAGGAAATAGAATACCGTTATCCCAGGTGCAAAACAAAGCTGGTCGATACCATTGCTTATATTAACCCCATTTTAAATAAAATTATGGTGGCCGGTTATATGGGCTGCCTGAATTTTAATCCTAAAATTTGGGGCTATTTATATGGACAGGCAGAAGAAGGAACTAAATTTTTAAACTTAGGGCAACTGATACTTAGAACCAGGTCAATTAATAAGATGGCGGAGCTTATTCAGGAATTTAAACCGCAGGCAATAATCTGTACGCATCCTTTTTCTGCGGGGATTGTATCTGAACTTAAAGCCCGAAAAATCAGTCAGGCGCCTTTAATAGCAGTCATAACAGATTTTACAATACATCCCTTTTGGATTCACAAAAATATAGACAAATATGTGATTCCTGCCGATAGCTTAAAATACGAAATTATGCAATTTGATATTCCCGAAGAAAGGATTATTCCAACCGGAATTCCGATCCGGCGACAGTTTATTGAACAGCCAAGTAAGACAGAAGCACGTAATAGGCTCGGTTTGGAAAACAAAACAACAGTTTTGGTGATGGGTGGCGGTCTGGGATTAGGAAAGATCGAGCTTATAGTCAAGACTTTAGCCGATTCCGGGCTTGATTTGCAGATAGTTACAGTAACAGGTAAAAATGAAAAATTACAGATGAAACTCCGGCAGGTCACCGGTAAAAACAAAGTCAAGGTGTTTGGCTATGTTGAAAACATGTCGTTAATCATGGCGGCATCCGATGTTATTGTTACTAAACCGGGTGGACTTACTGCCGCTGAAGTTTTAGCTGTAGGGTTGCCCATGATAATGATTAACTTTTTACCGGGCCAGGAGGAAAGAAATGCGGATTTTCTACTCAATAACGGTGCTGCGATCAAGTTGAGAAAAATTCAACATTTAATTCCCCAGCTCAAAGAACTGACGTCAAACGAAATCCGGCTAAAACAAATAAAAGATTCGGCTTTTGCGCTTGGCAGGCCCTACGCTGCAAGAGATCTAATCGATCAATTAAAAAGCGAAGTGTTTTTAAAGTTTTCTTTGATTCAAGGTTAA
- a CDS encoding metallophosphoesterase family protein, which translates to MRVAVISDIHANLEALRAVLADIVRQKVDKIYCTGDLVGYGPFPNEVIDLIREKRISTVMGNYDDAVGFMRFICGCDYKDEKAQALGEKSIMWTKEHTTEENKEFLRNLPAEISFTAGERRVLLVHGSPHRLNEYIYEDTPADYLQELMEKADTDVLVCGHTHKPFHLTIQGKHIINAGSVGKPKHGDPKAAYVIISFAEDVAVEIRKVAYDFEATARAIEQSGLPPEFAGLIRRGIA; encoded by the coding sequence GTGAGAGTAGCGGTAATTTCAGACATTCATGCAAATTTAGAAGCTTTACGTGCGGTTTTGGCGGATATTGTCCGTCAAAAGGTGGATAAGATATACTGTACCGGTGATTTAGTCGGATACGGTCCCTTCCCCAATGAAGTAATTGACCTGATCAGGGAAAAGCGGATATCTACCGTTATGGGGAACTACGATGACGCAGTAGGTTTTATGCGTTTTATCTGTGGTTGTGATTACAAGGATGAAAAGGCGCAGGCTTTAGGAGAAAAGTCCATCATGTGGACGAAAGAACATACAACTGAAGAGAACAAAGAATTTTTGAGAAATCTGCCGGCGGAAATAAGTTTTACTGCCGGTGAGAGAAGAGTTCTGCTTGTCCATGGCAGCCCGCACCGGTTGAATGAATATATTTATGAAGATACGCCGGCAGACTATTTGCAGGAACTTATGGAAAAGGCAGATACCGATGTGCTCGTTTGCGGCCATACCCACAAACCTTTTCATTTGACAATTCAGGGAAAACATATAATTAACGCCGGAAGTGTCGGCAAACCCAAACATGGCGATCCAAAGGCTGCTTATGTAATTATCTCCTTTGCGGAGGACGTTGCCGTAGAGATCAGAAAAGTAGCATATGATTTTGAAGCTACAGCCAGAGCTATTGAACAGTCGGGTCTGCCCCCTGAGTTTGCCGGGTTGATTCGCCGGGGAATAGCATAA